Proteins from a single region of Seriola aureovittata isolate HTS-2021-v1 ecotype China chromosome 9, ASM2101889v1, whole genome shotgun sequence:
- the LOC130174647 gene encoding uncharacterized protein LOC130174647 isoform X1 — protein MMEEGQEEEEEKKGEEEPKKETDPPQFELLGVTGELCPEGLMTGTHIQLNLTLDSRHFTSSILSDSTLINLLGLLPQIYVQDGSVLTFIPPPAPPPSLPPQLLQPKEEEEALEIDTYMKVGVEGVQSEEEEEEEEEEEKEECREGVTERGKYYDMEVEVLGSDSDERTLALSSLFSEVTDDDVTAEVTGDVKASDLIYEPPECISLLSSMADTMVHIQPDRCFYITVQSRLLPDTHTLYHTHTQRITHLSQVVSLLLELERLIICRGSMVRSSTCQLEVRSPTCHLLVAPPFLTCLPCLLEEEGRGGRG, from the exons ATGATGGAGGAGggacaagaggaggaagaggagaagaaaggggaagaggagCCAAAGAAGGAGACAGACCCACCTCAG tttgaaCTGCTCGGTGTAACTGGAGAGCTGTGTCCTGAAGGACTGATGACTGGGACACACatacag CTGAACTTGACACTCGACAGCAGACATTTTACTTCCAGCATCCTCTCTGACTCCACCCTCATCAATCTGTTGGGACTGCTGcctcag ATCTATGTCCAAGACGGCTCTGTCCTCACCTTCAtccctcctcctgcacctcctccttccctccctcctcagctcctccagccgaaagaggaggaggaggcattGGAGATCGATACATACATGAAGGTGGGAGTGGAGGGAGTAcagagcgaggaggaggaggaggaggaggaggaggaggagaaggaggagtgCAGGGAAGGAGTGACGGAGAGAGGGAAGTACTATGACATGGAGGTGGAGGTGCTGGGCTCCGACTCCGACGAGAGGACACTGGCGTTGTCATCACttttttctgaggtcactgatgatgatgtcaccgcAGAGGTGACTGGTGATGTCAAAGCGTCTGACCTCATCTATGAACCCCCAGAGTGCATTTCATTG CTGTCCTCTATGGCCGACACCATGGTCCATATCCAACCTGATCGCTGCTTCTACATCACCGTACAGAGCAGACTGCTgcccgacacacacactctgtaccacacacacacacagaggatcacaCACCTCagccag GtggtgtctctgctgctggagctggagcggCTGATCATCTGTCGAGGCTCGATGGTTCGATCCTCCACCTGTCAACTGGAGGTACGATCACCTAcctgccacctgctggtggCCCCGCCCTTCCTCACCTGCCTGCCCTgcctgctggaggaggagggaagaggaggaagaggatga
- the LOC130174647 gene encoding uncharacterized protein LOC130174647 isoform X2, producing the protein MMEEGQEEEEEKKGEEEPKKETDPPQFELLGVTGELCPEGLMTGTHIQIYVQDGSVLTFIPPPAPPPSLPPQLLQPKEEEEALEIDTYMKVGVEGVQSEEEEEEEEEEEKEECREGVTERGKYYDMEVEVLGSDSDERTLALSSLFSEVTDDDVTAEVTGDVKASDLIYEPPECISLLSSMADTMVHIQPDRCFYITVQSRLLPDTHTLYHTHTQRITHLSQVVSLLLELERLIICRGSMVRSSTCQLEVRSPTCHLLVAPPFLTCLPCLLEEEGRGGRG; encoded by the exons ATGATGGAGGAGggacaagaggaggaagaggagaagaaaggggaagaggagCCAAAGAAGGAGACAGACCCACCTCAG tttgaaCTGCTCGGTGTAACTGGAGAGCTGTGTCCTGAAGGACTGATGACTGGGACACACatacag ATCTATGTCCAAGACGGCTCTGTCCTCACCTTCAtccctcctcctgcacctcctccttccctccctcctcagctcctccagccgaaagaggaggaggaggcattGGAGATCGATACATACATGAAGGTGGGAGTGGAGGGAGTAcagagcgaggaggaggaggaggaggaggaggaggaggagaaggaggagtgCAGGGAAGGAGTGACGGAGAGAGGGAAGTACTATGACATGGAGGTGGAGGTGCTGGGCTCCGACTCCGACGAGAGGACACTGGCGTTGTCATCACttttttctgaggtcactgatgatgatgtcaccgcAGAGGTGACTGGTGATGTCAAAGCGTCTGACCTCATCTATGAACCCCCAGAGTGCATTTCATTG CTGTCCTCTATGGCCGACACCATGGTCCATATCCAACCTGATCGCTGCTTCTACATCACCGTACAGAGCAGACTGCTgcccgacacacacactctgtaccacacacacacacagaggatcacaCACCTCagccag GtggtgtctctgctgctggagctggagcggCTGATCATCTGTCGAGGCTCGATGGTTCGATCCTCCACCTGTCAACTGGAGGTACGATCACCTAcctgccacctgctggtggCCCCGCCCTTCCTCACCTGCCTGCCCTgcctgctggaggaggagggaagaggaggaagaggatga
- the gata1b gene encoding erythroid transcription factor isoform X2, whose amino-acid sequence MTTRSETSGFNTEVNPTPSHTLLQSPIMSYDASHHVMSPCHWLDDSTQSLSSAYITPPPSSSYGDPAMTTPPTCLLSSTPGWNSYYGNFYPSPSSNPSGDWMLPSKLSWGPDGLPEQRECVSCGTSNAPLWRRDAVGRHLCHTCSLQQKTSNKPLLRPKRKTTVTQRKGTQCVNCDTVTTTLWRRNSAGEPVCNACGLYYKLHQVNRPLTMKKDGIQTRNRKVTSKNKMSRRSDKSEKKQSRLAPPTEEVTFQSFTQLLPCDLCTSSSSSLQLC is encoded by the exons ATGACGACTCGATCTGAAACATCAGGCTTCAACACAGAG GTTAACCCGACCCCTTCACACACCCTCCTCCAATCACCAATCATGTCTTATGATGCCAGTCACCATGTCATGAGTCCTTGTCACTGGTTGGACGACTCAACTCAATCACTGAGCTCTGCTTACATCACGCCTCCTCCTTCCTCGTCATATGGTGATCCTGCTATGACCACGCCCCCcacctgcctcctctcctcaacACCTGGATGGAATAGTTACTATGGCAACTTTtatccctccccctcctccaacCCTTCTGGTGATTGGATGTTACCCAGCAAGCTGTCATGGGGGCCGGATGGTCTGCCAG agcagcgtgagtgtgtgagctgtgGGACAAGCAATGCCCCCCTATGGAGGAGAGACGCTGTCGGTCGTCACTTGTGTCACACCTGCAGCCTCCAACAGAAGACCAGCAACAAACCACTGCTGAGACCAAAGCGGAAAACT ACGGTGACTCAGAGAAAAGGGACTCAATGTGTGAACTGTgacacagtaacaacaacactgtGGAGGCGAAACAGTGCAGGAGAACCAGTCTGCAACGCCTGTGGCCTGTACTACAAACTACACCAG gtCAACAGGCCACTGACGATGAAGAAAGATGGAATCCAAACCAGAAACCGTAAAGTGACCAGTAAGAACAAGATGAGCAGGAGAAGCGACAAATCAGAGAAAAAGCAGTCAAGGCTGGCCCCTCCCACTGAGGAGGTCACCTTTCAGTccttcacacagctgctgcccTGTGACCtgtgcacctcctcctcctcctctctgcagctctgctga
- the gata1b gene encoding erythroid transcription factor isoform X1 encodes MTLKLFLVLQQLTCLTSIQSMSQDSLRSHETQIDIHYSPLQVNPTPSHTLLQSPIMSYDASHHVMSPCHWLDDSTQSLSSAYITPPPSSSYGDPAMTTPPTCLLSSTPGWNSYYGNFYPSPSSNPSGDWMLPSKLSWGPDGLPEQRECVSCGTSNAPLWRRDAVGRHLCHTCSLQQKTSNKPLLRPKRKTTVTQRKGTQCVNCDTVTTTLWRRNSAGEPVCNACGLYYKLHQVNRPLTMKKDGIQTRNRKVTSKNKMSRRSDKSEKKQSRLAPPTEEVTFQSFTQLLPCDLCTSSSSSLQLC; translated from the exons ATGACATTAAAGCTCTTCCTGGTCTTgcagcagctcacctgtctgacGTCCATCCAGTCCATGAGCCAGGACTCTCTCAGGTCTCATGAAACACAAATAGATATTCACTATTCTCCTTTGCAGGTTAACCCGACCCCTTCACACACCCTCCTCCAATCACCAATCATGTCTTATGATGCCAGTCACCATGTCATGAGTCCTTGTCACTGGTTGGACGACTCAACTCAATCACTGAGCTCTGCTTACATCACGCCTCCTCCTTCCTCGTCATATGGTGATCCTGCTATGACCACGCCCCCcacctgcctcctctcctcaacACCTGGATGGAATAGTTACTATGGCAACTTTtatccctccccctcctccaacCCTTCTGGTGATTGGATGTTACCCAGCAAGCTGTCATGGGGGCCGGATGGTCTGCCAG agcagcgtgagtgtgtgagctgtgGGACAAGCAATGCCCCCCTATGGAGGAGAGACGCTGTCGGTCGTCACTTGTGTCACACCTGCAGCCTCCAACAGAAGACCAGCAACAAACCACTGCTGAGACCAAAGCGGAAAACT ACGGTGACTCAGAGAAAAGGGACTCAATGTGTGAACTGTgacacagtaacaacaacactgtGGAGGCGAAACAGTGCAGGAGAACCAGTCTGCAACGCCTGTGGCCTGTACTACAAACTACACCAG gtCAACAGGCCACTGACGATGAAGAAAGATGGAATCCAAACCAGAAACCGTAAAGTGACCAGTAAGAACAAGATGAGCAGGAGAAGCGACAAATCAGAGAAAAAGCAGTCAAGGCTGGCCCCTCCCACTGAGGAGGTCACCTTTCAGTccttcacacagctgctgcccTGTGACCtgtgcacctcctcctcctcctctctgcagctctgctga
- the cdk20 gene encoding cyclin-dependent kinase 20 produces MEQYSILGRIGEGAHGIVFKAKHIETGETVALKKVALRRLEDGIPNQALREIKALQEIEDNQHVVKLKDVFPHGTGFVLVFDFMLSDLSEVIRNSQRPLTPAQVKGYMMMLLKGVAFLHHNNIMHRDLKPANLLISSSGHLKIADFGLARLFSEQGERLYSHQVATRWYRAPELLYGARKYDEGVDLWAVGCIFGELLNSSPLFPGENDIEQLCCVLRVLGTPTQESWPEIVELPDYNKITFKENPAIPLEEIVPDTCPQAVDLLYKFLVYPSKQRCSARQALLHPYFFSSPLPAHHSELPIPQRGGRPPRQRLQAPPTDFSVDLPLQNSVVDPALLQGHASCL; encoded by the exons ATGGAGCAGTACAGTATTCTGGGTCGGATTGGAGAAGGAGCCCACGGCATCGTCTTCAAAGCCAAACACATCGAG ACAGGAGAGACAGTGGCTCTGAAGAAAGTGGCTCTGAGGAGGCTAGAGGATGGCATCCCGAACCAGGCTCTGAGGGAGATCAAGGCCCTGCAGGAGATTGAGGACAACCAGCAT gtAGTGAAGCTGAAGGATGTTTTCCCTCACGGTACAGGCTTTGTCCTGGTGTTTGACTTCAtgctctctgacctgtctgagGTCATCAGGAACTCCCAGCGACCTCTAACCCCGGCCCAGGTCAAAGGTTacatgatgatgctgctgaaggGCGTTGCCTTCCTGCATCACAACAACATCATGCACCGG gacCTGAAGCCAGCAAACCTCCTCATCAGCTCCTCAGGTCATCTGAAGATTGCAGACTTCGGTCTGGCCAGACTGTTCAGTGAGCAGGGAGAGAGGCTGTACAGCCACCAGGTGGCCACCAG gtggtACAGAGCTCCTGAGCTGCTCTATGGAGCCAGAAAGTACGATGAGGGAGTCGACTTGTG gGCGGTGGGCTGTATCTTCGGGGAGCTGCTGAACTCGTCTCCTCTGTTTCCTGGAGAGAACGACATTGAACAGCTCTGCTGCGTACTCAGAGTGCTGGGTACACCAACACAAGAGAGCTGGCCt gagATAGTGGAGCTCCCAGATTACAATAAAATCACCTTTAAGGAGAATCCAGCGATCCCATTGGAGGAGATCGTCCCTGACACGTGCCCTCAGGCTGTTGACCTGCTCTACAAGTTCCTGGTGTATCCATCCAAACAGCGCTGCTCAGCCAGACAg GCTCTCCTCCATCCGtacttcttctcctctcccctccctgctCACCACTCAGAACTGCCCATCCCTCAGAGGGGGGGCCGACCCCCCCGCCAGCGCCTGCAGGCTCCGCCCACTGACTTCTCAGTGGACCTGCCCCTGCAGAACAGTGTGGTTGACCCTGCGTTGCTGCAGGGACATGCATCCTGCCTCTGa
- the uxt gene encoding protein UXT, which translates to MSLPVDANANANVEQKVVQYENFINDVLRRDLQKVLEQRDLVYEKISQYLQLKNTIQSLQESGSQQLKTDVDLGCNFYVQAEVEDSSRIFVAVGYGFFVEMNHDEALRFIVKKTNQLTAFTEQLTKDSAKIKANIRMVLEGLRELQGLTDLPDSRGRDVL; encoded by the exons ATGTCTCTGCCGGTTGATgccaatgctaatgctaacgtggAGCAGAAGGTTGTGCAGTATGAAAACTTCATCAATGATGTTCTGAGAAGAGATTTACA GAAGGTGCTGGAGCAGAGAGACTTGGTTTATGAGAAGATCTCTCAGtacctgcagctgaaaaacaccATACAGAgcctgcag GAGTCGGGCTCTCAGCAGCTGAAGACAGATGTAGATCTGGGCTGTAACTTCTACGTCCAGGCTGAAGT GGAGGACTCGTCCAGGATCTTCGTGGCGGTCGGTTATGGTTTCTTCGTGGAGATGAATCATGACGAAGCTCTGCGCTTCATCGTGAAGAAGACGAATCAGCTCACAGC cttcacGGAGCAGCTCACCAAAGACtctgccaaaataaaagccaacaTCCGCATGGTGCTTGAG ggCCTGAGGGAGCTGCAGGGACTGACTGACCTCCcagacagcagaggaagagacgtTTTGTAA